Part of the Eshraghiella crossota genome is shown below.
TTATTACGAGTGCACAGTCAAAAATTAAAGGAATTAAATTAGGATATGATTTATTTTCTACGACGGGTAAAGAGGCATTTTCAAAAGAAGCAAGTACATTACTTGGCGTCCACAAGGAAGTATTTGATTTACAGCTTAGCAAATTCCTTGATAATACAGGGAAAGTGACTAAGATAACAAAATATGGACTTGATGTATCAAAGGTGGTAGCATCCGCCGTTGAGATGGAATATATCAATATTGAAGTTGTGGAACAGCTTAAAACATTACTCATTCAATATGGTTACGACAATACTGAGTTATATGAAGGAATATCAAGACTGGATGCAAAACTTCATCTTGATATTACCACAAGAGTATTTGATACAGTTGCTAACGATGCCGTTCTCAATATTTTGTCAGAGGTAGGAGATACAGTTTTCAATGCACTTGTATCTGAAGATATGGGAATTGCGTATGCAATCGTGAACGTGGCAGCAAAAGCTTCGGTTTATTTTTTCTATGAGAAACTTGGTAATGGAATTAAACTTGATGACGTGCTAGAAACATACGCACTTTATGAGTTTCAGGATACATTATTTGCGTTAAAGACAGATATGTATATGAAACTGTTATCAGGAAAAGCTGATTTAAGCAGTGCAGCAGAAAATTATGAACTTATATGGAATGCTTACAGGGCAGGTATTGTAAGTGGTCTTAACAGTGCCTGTGAAATTACAAAGTCAAAAAGTTTAAAAAGTGTCCGTGAAAATATGAAAGAAACATTAGCAGGAACATTCACATACGATAAGTTTCTGGAAAGATGCAGGGCAGCCGCAATGCAGGCTGTAGTTAACGGTAATGCGGTAACGGTTGGCAGTAGTAACACAGATTCCGATGCTGAATCAAAAAGTGAAGCTATTGTAGAAAAAAGACTTGCTAAAATAATAGAAATGTATCCGTCAGGCAGTTCAAAATTCGAGATGATGTATGATAATAAAAAAGGTTCATTTGCATTTACGGAATTTGTATTCAGGACATTGTATGAAAATATTATAGACGGAACTGTGGCATCGGATAAGCAGTATGTATACTCAAGACCATATCAGACAACCAAAATTGGAACACTGCATGGCAGTGAAGTATCGGAAGACGCAATTGGAATCCTTATAAGCAAAGCCAAAGTAGGAGATGTTATTCTTGGATATGGTGAAAAATATGGATTACATTCCATGATATTTAAAGAAGCAACCGATAATGGTATTGTTGTATATGATAGCTGCTGGGACAAAGAAAAAAATGGTGATTATACTGTTCTTCTCCATGAAATACCTTATACAGAATTAGCAGAATGGGTTGGAAACGGAACTTCAGAAAGTGAAGGCGGTCTGTCTTTATATCACTTTATAAGTTATAATTCGTTATATAAACGTAATAGTGAAATACAGGCTGATGATAAGGATAATTTCATAATTGATGAAAATGGTGTGCTTACAGGATATAAGGGATATAAAACTTTTGTTAAAATTCCTGATACCGTAAAGGCAATTGGAGATAATGCTTTCAAAAATAATGATATGATTCGTAACATATACATTCCTGACAGTGTGACAAGTATTGGAGAAAATGCATTTTATGATTGTGACCAGCTTACATCCGTATTTATCCCTGACAGTGTGACAAGTGTGGGTTCATCATGCTTTGATAGCTGTAATAATCTGACATATGCAAAGCTCCCACAGAATATGGATGTGGTAAGTTCAAATATGTTTTATGAATGTAAGAAATTAGAGACTGTTGTATTCGGTATGAATGTGACGGAGATAAGATGGTATGCGTTTTATAATTGCAGTCAGCTGAAAGTTGATTTGCCGGGTAATATTGTGAAAATAGGTGATAGCACATTTAGAAACTGTAAGAGCCTGACAGAGATAACAATACCAAAGAGCCTTACGGATTGTAGTTCTGATATCTTTTCCGGTTGCAGTAATTTAAAAACAATAAAATTTGAAAAAGGAATAACAACAATACCGGCGTACCTGTTTTGTGGAAGTAATAGCTGGTTTGACGGATTGGAAGAAATAGATATACCTGAAACAGTAACAACGATAGGGAGCTATGCGTTTGAAAATTGCAAAAATTTAACAACTGTAACAGGAATGAAGAATGTAACAAAGATAGGAAGTAATGCGTTTTATAACTGCAGTAACTTAGTAAATATTAAGCTTCCTGAAAACCTGGCAGAGATAGGAGCTTGGGCATTTTATAATTGTAGCCAATTAAAAGTTGATTTGCCGGGTAATATTGTGAAAATAGGTGTGGGTACATTTGAAAATTGTAAAAGCCTGACAGAGATAACCATACCAAAGAGCCTTACAGAGTGTGATTGGAGAATTTTTTCCGGTTGTAGTAACTTGAAAACAATAAAATTTGAAAAGGGAATAACAACAATACCAGCGAATCTGTTTTATGGAGCTGATACCATATGGTTTGACGGATTGGAAGAAATAGATATACCTGAAACGGTAACAACGATAGGAAATAGTGCGTTTTTCAATTGTAGAAATTTAACAACTGTAACGGGAATGAAGAATGTAACAAAGATAGGAAGTAATGCGTTTTATAACTGCAGTAACTTAGTAAATATTAAGCTTCCTGAAAACCTGGCAGAGATAGGAGCTTGGGCATTTTATAATTGTAGCCAATTAAAAGTTGATTTGCCGGGTAATATTGTGAAAATAGGTGTGGGTACATTTGAAAATTGTAAAAGCCTGACAGAGATAACCATACCAAAGAGCCTTACAGAGTGTGATTGGAGAATTTTTTCCGGTTGTAGTAACTTGAAAACAATAAAATTTGAAAAGGGAATAACAACAATACCAGCGAATCTGTTTTATGGAGCTGATACCATATGGTTTGACGGATTGGAAGAAATAGATATACCTGAAACAGTAACAACGATAGGAAATAGTGCGTTTTTCAATTGTAGAAATTTAACAACTGTAACAGGAATGAAGAATGTAACGAAGATAGGAGATAATGCATTCTATAATTGCAGTAACTTAAAAGAAATAACAATCCCAAATACTGTTGAAAGTATGGGTACATCAATATTTTATGGTTGTACATCATTAAAATCTGTTGTCTTACCAAATAAAAGAGTTAATATAACTGATTCAACATTTTACAATTGTTCATCGCTTGAAAGTATTACATTACCTGATACAGTAGAATATATACGAAATAATGCATTTTATGGATGCAGTTCTCTTAAAAAAATTGTATGGAGTAAATCAATTAAGGAAATAGAGAATAATGCTTTCAAAGGATGTTCATCTCTTACAGAAATTATTATACCTGATGGTGTTACATCAATAGGAAGCAACGCATTTCAGAATTGTACATCATTGGCTTCAGTTCGGATACCTAATAGTGTTACTTCTTTAGGAACATATATCTTTGATGGATGCAGTTTATTGACAGATGTGGCTCTTGGTAAAGGCTTAACAACAATACCAAGCTATATGTTTAGTAACTGTGAGTCATTGAAAAACATAAAAATACCATATAATGTGGCAACAATAGGAAGCTATGCATTTTTGAATGATACAGCTTTTACAGAAATTACAATTCCAAGAAAGACTACTGCTATTAACAGCAATGCTTTCAGTTATCCGGGAAAACTGAATATATATGGAATTTCCGGAACTTATGCAGAGACTTTTGCCAATGAGAATAATATTAAATTTACCAACAGGGAAGTTAATGCTTCAAAAGTTGAACTGAATGAATCACAAATCACTCTCAATAAGGGTGATACATACAACCTTATCATGAGTGTTACACCGGATGATTTTACAGATGCCGTAACGTGGAAATCAACAGATACAGATGTTGTCACAGTTACAGAAACAGGTGTTATTAAAGCGGTGGGAACAGGAACAGCGACGATAAAACTTACAGTTGGTAATGTCAGTGCCTCATGCCTTATAACTGTTCTTCAGCCGGTGACATCAATATCACTGGACAGAAGTTCATTATCGCTTGATTCAGCAGATAATTATCAGCTTTCGGCATATATTTATCCATCAACAGCAAGCAATAAGAATGTTGTATGGGAAAGCTCTGACCCATCAGTGGCAACAATTGATGATAACGGAATGGTAACAGCACTTAAAAAAGGAACAGCTAAGATTACTGTTAAGGCAATGGATGGAAGCAATGTTTCTGCCAGCTGTACAGTGACAGTAAAAAATACAACTTATGTCTGTGATACTGTAGATAAAATCGAAAGTCAGCATAATTATGAAAATGAATGTTCGGACAGCTGGATATATACGATTGAAGGTGCCGAATGTATTGAAGTTGGATTCGATGAAAGAACAACTGTTGAAAGTGGTTTTGATTATATTTATATTTTCTCGGCTGATGACACTATGGTAGGACAATATACAGGAACGGATCTGGCAGGAAAAACAATACGTATTGAAGGCTCGAAAGTCCGTATAAAACTGGAATCTGATGGCTCGGGTAATGAATGGGGCTTCAAGGTAACATCTGTAAAACGTGCTTCAAAATCGCACATGATGGAATTAATTCCTGCAAAAGAAGCTACATGTATTGAAGAAGGTAATAATTCTTACTATTATTGCAGTGAATGTAATAAATATTTTAAGGATGAAGCCGGAACTATAGAAACAACAATCAGTGATGAAATAATACCTGTGAAAAAAGACCATGAATACGTTAATGGTTATTGTAAGTATTGTAATAAAGCACAATATGAAGCAGGCTGGAAAAAAACCTCTACCGGCTGGTGGTATGATAACGGAGACGGAACATATCCAAAGAACGAATGGAAATATATAGATGGCAAGTGGTATCACTTTGATGAAAGAGGTTATAGACAGACAGGCTGGAAATACATAGGAAGCAACTGGTATTTCTTCAATGAATCAGGTGATATGAGAACAGGCTGGTTTACAAGATATGGTAAAACTTATTACTGCAAGCCGGATGGTTCAATGGCAAGACAGTTTGTAAAGGTCGGCAGTTCAACATACTACTTTGACAGCGAAGGTGCATTACAGACGGGTTGGAAAAAGGTAGGCAATAAATGGTACTATATGAATAGTAATGGTATTGTCCAGACCGGTTGGAAACAGCTTGGCAAAAATTGGTACTATCTTAATAGTGATGGCTCAATGCAGACGGGCTGGAAACAGGTAGGCAGGTATTGGTACTATATGGATGGTAACGGAGTAATGCAGACGGGCTGGAAGCAGATAGGAAAGAACTGGTACTACATGGACAGCAATGGAGTAATGCAGACAGGCTGGAAATATATAGGAAAGAACTGGTACTACATGGATGGCAACGGAGTGATGCAGACCGGCTGGAAGACAATTAGTGGAAGAAGGTATTATTTCTACGCTAATGGTGCTATGAGATAAAAAGTACTTTACAAAACTAAATATAAGGTATATTATGAAAAAGTCCTAGTGGAAGACACTGGGACTTTATATCACCTTAATGTTCACAATAATATATAGGAGAATGTACATGAACATACAAGAAAAAGATATATTAAACAAGCTGCTTGAAGAGCCCTTTGTCAATCAGAGGATATTAGCTGAAGTATCAGGATATTCACTGGGGACAGTCAACAAGTCATTAAAAACATTAATGACAGAAGGATATATTGATGAAAAGGCAGAAATAACAGATAAAGCTAAAAAGCTGATTCGAGAGACAAAGCCGGAGAGAGCTGTAATATTGGCAGCAGGATTTGGAATGAGGATGGTACCCATTAATACTGAGTACCCAAAGGGACTGTTAGAAATAGACGGAGAACGTCTTATTGAGAGAATAATTAAACAGCTTCATGAAGTTAAGATTAACGAAATATACGTTGTAACAGGATTTATGAAAGAGAAATATGAATATTTAATTGATAAATATAATGTAAATCTTGTGGTTAATCCTGAATATGCGATAAAGAATAATCTTCATTCCGTGAAGTGTGTTGTTAATAAATTAGAGAATACATATATTATTCCTTGTGATATATGGTGCAGAAATAATCCATTTAATAAGAATGAGATGTATTCATGGTACATGGTAAGTGATTATGTTGATGATGAAAGTTCGGTAAGAATTAACAGAAAAATGGAATTGATTAAAGTCCCTGATGAATCTGCCGGTAATGCCATGATAGGTATCAGTTATCTTACAAGAGAAGACGGAAAGATAATTGCTGACAGAATAAAAGAACTTTGTAACGAGAGCAGATACAATAATTCATTCTGGGAAGAAGCACTTTATATTAAAGATAAAATGATGGTATCTGCAAAGACCGTAAGTTCCAAGGATGCCATTGAGATTAATACATACGAACAGCTAAGGGAAATAGATGAGAACTCAGACCAGTTAGATACGGATGCAATAAGCGTTATATGTGAAGCATTCAAAATTAATAAAAATGATATATATAATATTACAGTGTTGAAAAAAGGCATGACCAACCGTTCGTTTCTGTTTGAATGTAAAGGAAAAAAATATATAATGCGTATACCCGGCGAAGGAACAGACATATTAATTAACAGACGGGAAGAAGCAGAAGTATATAATGTGGTTAATAAAGAAAAGATATGTGACAATGTTATATATATTAATCCTGACAACGGCTATAAAATAACAGAGTTTATAGAAAACTCAAGGGTATGTGATCCCTTTAATGAAGATGATGTAAAAAGATGTATGGATAAGCTGAGAACATTTCATAATCTTAAGTTAAAGGTAAATCATGAATTTAATATTTTAGGACAGATGAAATTTTACGAATCACTGTGGAACGAAAAGTCTGTGTATGATGATTATGAACTTACCAAAGCCAATGTTTTATCGTTAAAAAAATATGTCGATGATAATGTTTCGGAAAAAGTATTAACGCATATAGATGCAGTACCGGATAACTTTTTATTTGCAGGAGACGAGATCCGTCTTATAGATTGGGAATATGCAGGAATGCAGGATCCTCATGTAGACATAGCCATGTTTGCAATATATTCATTGTATGACAGGGAACAGACGGACAGGCTGATAGATGCATATTTTACCGGAAATTGTGATAAAAAAACAAGATTAAAGATATATTGTTACATTGCAATGTGTGGATTGTTATGGAGCAACTGGTGCGAATATAAGAGACAGCTTGGAGTGGAGTTTGGTGAGTATTCTCTGAGACAATACAGGTATGCAAAAGATTTTTACAGGATATTTATTAACGAATCAGAACAAATAAAAGAGGAACTGAAATGAATAAAGTAAAGCGTGCAATTATAATGGCTGCCGGTCTTGGTACAAGAATGAAGCCGGTAACACTTGAAACACCCAAGCCGTTAATTAAAGTTAACGGAATAAGAATGATAGACACCGTGATAGATGCATTACATAAAAACGGAATATATGAAATACACATCGTGGTTGGTTACCTCAAAGACAGATTCAGTGAACTTTTGAAAGATTTTCAGGATGTGGATATAATAGAAAATCCTTATTATGATACATGCAACAACATTTCATCTTTATATGTGGCTAGAAATTACATTGAAGATTCGGTTATTCTTGATGGAGACCAGATAATATATAATCCTGATATTCTGGCTCCGGAATTTGACAGATCCGGATATAACAGTATATGGACTGATGAAGAGACAGATGAATGGTTACAGACCGTAGAAAATGGCATAGTTACTTCCTGCAGCAGGACAGGAGGAAAGGGTGGCTGGCAGTTATACAGTGTTTCAAGGTGGAATAAAGAAGATGCAGTAAAACTAAGAAAACATCTGGAAATTGAATTTGAACAAAAGAAAAACAGACAGATATACTGGGATGATATAGCAATGTTTTGTTACCCTGAGGAATATGAACTTGGGATACGTCCTATGAAAAAAGGAGACATTGTTGAGATAGACAGTTTTGATGAATTGGTAGCAATCGATAAAAGCTATAGCAGATATAAGGAGAATAACTAAGATGAATGAAGAAATTAAAAAGGAAAAAGGAAAAATTGACTGGGGAATTACCCTCATACCACTTGGTATAATAATAGCATTATGTATACTGTTTTTTGTATTTCCGGAAAGTTCCAATAAGATACTCACAAAAGTAAGATTTTTCTTTGGAGATACATTCGGTACATATTATCTTGTGATAGGACTTGGCATTTTCATACTTTCAATGGTAATAGCATTTTCAAAGGTTGGAAATATTGTATTAGGAAAACCGGGAGAAAAACCTAAATATTCATTTTTTGCCTGGGGTTCAATGATGTTTACATGTGGACTTGCAGCAGATATTCTTTTCTATTCATTTTCAGAATGGATATTATATGCCACAGACCCACATATAAGTGAACTTGGCAGTGTTCAGGAATGGGCAGGAGTATTTCCACAGTTTCATTGGAGCTTTATTCCATGGGCATTTTACCTTGTGCTTGCCGTTGCATTTGGATTTATGCTTCATGTCCGTAAAAGAGATAAGCAGAAATACAGTGAAGCATGCAGACCTTTACTTGGCAAATATACGGATAAACTTCCGGGAAGACTTATTGACTTGTTAGCTGTATTTGCTCTTATTGCGGGAACAGCAACAACATTCAGT
Proteins encoded:
- a CDS encoding phosphocholine cytidylyltransferase/choline kinase family protein; amino-acid sequence: MNIQEKDILNKLLEEPFVNQRILAEVSGYSLGTVNKSLKTLMTEGYIDEKAEITDKAKKLIRETKPERAVILAAGFGMRMVPINTEYPKGLLEIDGERLIERIIKQLHEVKINEIYVVTGFMKEKYEYLIDKYNVNLVVNPEYAIKNNLHSVKCVVNKLENTYIIPCDIWCRNNPFNKNEMYSWYMVSDYVDDESSVRINRKMELIKVPDESAGNAMIGISYLTREDGKIIADRIKELCNESRYNNSFWEEALYIKDKMMVSAKTVSSKDAIEINTYEQLREIDENSDQLDTDAISVICEAFKINKNDIYNITVLKKGMTNRSFLFECKGKKYIMRIPGEGTDILINRREEAEVYNVVNKEKICDNVIYINPDNGYKITEFIENSRVCDPFNEDDVKRCMDKLRTFHNLKLKVNHEFNILGQMKFYESLWNEKSVYDDYELTKANVLSLKKYVDDNVSEKVLTHIDAVPDNFLFAGDEIRLIDWEYAGMQDPHVDIAMFAIYSLYDREQTDRLIDAYFTGNCDKKTRLKIYCYIAMCGLLWSNWCEYKRQLGVEFGEYSLRQYRYAKDFYRIFINESEQIKEELK
- a CDS encoding sugar phosphate nucleotidyltransferase yields the protein MNKVKRAIIMAAGLGTRMKPVTLETPKPLIKVNGIRMIDTVIDALHKNGIYEIHIVVGYLKDRFSELLKDFQDVDIIENPYYDTCNNISSLYVARNYIEDSVILDGDQIIYNPDILAPEFDRSGYNSIWTDEETDEWLQTVENGIVTSCSRTGGKGGWQLYSVSRWNKEDAVKLRKHLEIEFEQKKNRQIYWDDIAMFCYPEEYELGIRPMKKGDIVEIDSFDELVAIDKSYSRYKENN
- a CDS encoding leucine-rich repeat protein: MKKGMKLIAFILAAVVTVSSVLPANVYANTNADDNTYVEESILAKQIVSDSQLKSELAELYQKCLQNSGKTSFHGWCGAFVGQQLNALGIDSKTGTGFNGNGNTWYPCLLDNVETNSGHTQKKYAGRDCLKSIAADAGDEPAYNIVVSFPNSTGSNTSYGHVIFIYAIVGNTAYYIESYGTSFGAEGTPIARDIDGLMNEYCSLYGTAQGAVWFSGGGGISYINDDEMFSKYPYYFNDDTYNAMFRNARSEIYDALDNADSSRMLIAIMTALSEGKDLIIKQLLSSVTDGIDSTSDEAIDKATLDFVQTMLGNETFLSSFITSAQSKIKGIKLGYDLFSTTGKEAFSKEASTLLGVHKEVFDLQLSKFLDNTGKVTKITKYGLDVSKVVASAVEMEYINIEVVEQLKTLLIQYGYDNTELYEGISRLDAKLHLDITTRVFDTVANDAVLNILSEVGDTVFNALVSEDMGIAYAIVNVAAKASVYFFYEKLGNGIKLDDVLETYALYEFQDTLFALKTDMYMKLLSGKADLSSAAENYELIWNAYRAGIVSGLNSACEITKSKSLKSVRENMKETLAGTFTYDKFLERCRAAAMQAVVNGNAVTVGSSNTDSDAESKSEAIVEKRLAKIIEMYPSGSSKFEMMYDNKKGSFAFTEFVFRTLYENIIDGTVASDKQYVYSRPYQTTKIGTLHGSEVSEDAIGILISKAKVGDVILGYGEKYGLHSMIFKEATDNGIVVYDSCWDKEKNGDYTVLLHEIPYTELAEWVGNGTSESEGGLSLYHFISYNSLYKRNSEIQADDKDNFIIDENGVLTGYKGYKTFVKIPDTVKAIGDNAFKNNDMIRNIYIPDSVTSIGENAFYDCDQLTSVFIPDSVTSVGSSCFDSCNNLTYAKLPQNMDVVSSNMFYECKKLETVVFGMNVTEIRWYAFYNCSQLKVDLPGNIVKIGDSTFRNCKSLTEITIPKSLTDCSSDIFSGCSNLKTIKFEKGITTIPAYLFCGSNSWFDGLEEIDIPETVTTIGSYAFENCKNLTTVTGMKNVTKIGSNAFYNCSNLVNIKLPENLAEIGAWAFYNCSQLKVDLPGNIVKIGVGTFENCKSLTEITIPKSLTECDWRIFSGCSNLKTIKFEKGITTIPANLFYGADTIWFDGLEEIDIPETVTTIGNSAFFNCRNLTTVTGMKNVTKIGSNAFYNCSNLVNIKLPENLAEIGAWAFYNCSQLKVDLPGNIVKIGVGTFENCKSLTEITIPKSLTECDWRIFSGCSNLKTIKFEKGITTIPANLFYGADTIWFDGLEEIDIPETVTTIGNSAFFNCRNLTTVTGMKNVTKIGDNAFYNCSNLKEITIPNTVESMGTSIFYGCTSLKSVVLPNKRVNITDSTFYNCSSLESITLPDTVEYIRNNAFYGCSSLKKIVWSKSIKEIENNAFKGCSSLTEIIIPDGVTSIGSNAFQNCTSLASVRIPNSVTSLGTYIFDGCSLLTDVALGKGLTTIPSYMFSNCESLKNIKIPYNVATIGSYAFLNDTAFTEITIPRKTTAINSNAFSYPGKLNIYGISGTYAETFANENNIKFTNREVNASKVELNESQITLNKGDTYNLIMSVTPDDFTDAVTWKSTDTDVVTVTETGVIKAVGTGTATIKLTVGNVSASCLITVLQPVTSISLDRSSLSLDSADNYQLSAYIYPSTASNKNVVWESSDPSVATIDDNGMVTALKKGTAKITVKAMDGSNVSASCTVTVKNTTYVCDTVDKIESQHNYENECSDSWIYTIEGAECIEVGFDERTTVESGFDYIYIFSADDTMVGQYTGTDLAGKTIRIEGSKVRIKLESDGSGNEWGFKVTSVKRASKSHMMELIPAKEATCIEEGNNSYYYCSECNKYFKDEAGTIETTISDEIIPVKKDHEYVNGYCKYCNKAQYEAGWKKTSTGWWYDNGDGTYPKNEWKYIDGKWYHFDERGYRQTGWKYIGSNWYFFNESGDMRTGWFTRYGKTYYCKPDGSMARQFVKVGSSTYYFDSEGALQTGWKKVGNKWYYMNSNGIVQTGWKQLGKNWYYLNSDGSMQTGWKQVGRYWYYMDGNGVMQTGWKQIGKNWYYMDSNGVMQTGWKYIGKNWYYMDGNGVMQTGWKTISGRRYYFYANGAMR